The following are from one region of the Corylus avellana chromosome ca1, CavTom2PMs-1.0 genome:
- the LOC132167415 gene encoding uncharacterized protein LOC132167415 — MDVVGVNHVSSKKQPKRITKKPIKVVYISTPMKVKTSASKFRDLVQELTGQDSDTTRYVEINGTDDNGDANCRHDFPDQQFRTMFDEASGFPLSNSYCNLLQPYSESSFNPSQNMLRSFDLM, encoded by the coding sequence ATGGATGTAGTTGGTGTTAACCACGTGAGCAGCAAAAAGCAACCCAAAAGGATCACTAAGAAGCCTATCAAGGTGGTTTACATATCAACCCCCATGAAGGTGAAGACCAGCGCCTCCAAGTTCCGAGATCTCGTGCAGGAACTCACCGGCCAGGACTCCGACACGACGCGGTATGTCGAGATTAATGGCACCGACGACAACGGAGACGCTAATTGTCGTCACGACTTTCCTGATCAACAATTCAGGACTATGTTTGATGAGGCATCTGGATTTCCTTTGTCAAATTCTTATTGCAATTTGCTGCAGCCATATTCAGAATCTTCGTTCAATCCATCACAGAACATGCTTAGAAGCTTCGATCTCATGTAA